Below is a genomic region from Jeotgalibacillus aurantiacus.
CAGAAAGCCGTAAATGAGTTCTCGCCCAACTGCCTGATCTTGATCCTCCGCTCCGAACATAAGCCTGTTTTGTCCATATAGATCATCTTAACGGTATGTCCCTGCTGCCTATACTTGAAGAGCTTTTCTTTCATCAATGTTCCCTCCTTTTTGATCAATACAAGAACAAACGTTCTTTTCGGTTGTAAAATAAAGCCCCTTTCACTTTTTAATAGTAAGGGGCTTTTTGTGATTAACTGGATTTAACTTTCATCACTTTTTGAATCCTCCAAATCAAAATCAGCTACAAATAAAACATAACGATACAATAAAGTTGCATTTCTTACTGAAATCATAATTGTAAATAATATAGATGACAGCCAGATCGAACCTAAAATTGATAGCGGAACTCTTACAAAGAGTCCCCTTATCAAAGGAAAAGTTTCACTAACTTCTTTAAAAGTGCTAGATACAACCGATAATAAGATACCTATTATTAAAACAATTAACTGAATTAATATAGCAAACGAAAAGAATGAAATTAATTGCTTTAGTATGGTACCAGAATTATTTTTTAGCTTTTTACTCCTTAAAAATCTTAGTACCTCATTGTTACTAGCGGCGATAATCGCTAAGCTCGTCGTGTTAAAACCCGCCAAGATAGCAATTACCGATAAAGCATCTGAATTCAACTCAAGAATATAATTAAGCAATTTTAAATTGGAATCTTCAAAAAGGTAAAAGTATATGAAAATCACAGTAGAAACCACTAAAGGAGTCGTAATAAATAATGTCTTTTCTAATTTTGTAGAGTAAACTCCATAATTATGAAGAATTTCTCTGAAGTCTCTTCCTACTTTTTCATAATTCCCTTCAACTTTCTCCTTTCTCACTCTCTTTTTTAGAACCATTTTCGAACACTCCTCGAAATTGCTCAATTTTAATTTTATGTGATAAAGGATTATCTTTTTTTGCAATTAACATCATTTCGGTGTGCAAATCATCAATCACTGGTAATCCATTTTCATGGTGTTCAACAGAAACATCAAACGCTCTTTGTACATTTAATAATTCAATAGTTCTATTTCTTCCCGAAGGTAACCGGCCTGTTACTCCAAAGCCATCGAAATATTGTGCTTCATGAAGTTTTTTAAAGTAAGCCTCAATTCCTTTAATTGAGCTTTTTGGAACTTTGTTTTCGAAAGTCATTTTAACTCTGGTCATATTTTTCATTCCGTTTTCTTCAGCAAGTGTAGCCAAGTACAGTAAGTTTGAAGCCTCGTTACTCTTACCAGTGTCCTGAGATATATCCTTATAATAATATGCATCTTTAATTGTGGAAAATTCCTTTATGTCTTCAAAAAAAGATTTTGATGGTAAGCTTATCACTTTCAAGAAACGGTTTTTGTATATTCTACTCGGATTAAACTTTTTATTAAATCCTTCTATATAAGGATGGATCAAGTCTTTGTGATAGCGTATATATGTCTGAATAAAATTACCCCTAGCAACATTTTCAGAGTCTTTTTCAATTAAGAGTAATCCAGTCTTCTTATGAATTAAGAAATTTACTTGGTTTGTCAATCCTTGATTTTTACCTTTATCCCCTGCATGAGTATAATCGTATATGTTTATAATTTTTTGATCTTTTCCAAATCTAGCTGTATCAAAAACACCCTCATAAAAATCTTGATCATTTGCGTTTGAAAACGAAAGCAAGTTGATCATTTTATTTTTTTTTCGAAATGCACGATCCTTTAAGGGGATTTTTAATATTTCTCCGAAGAAATATCCTATATCTTCAAAGTCAAATCTCCCAATATCATAATTTCCTTTTTCTAAATATTTTGGTGTAATTAATTCATACCCAAAAATAGTGACTGGTTGATTTCCCATAAGCTCCTCCTTGAGGTCACCCTTCAAGTCATTGCTTAGCATGGATTTAAAATGCTATAATTGTTACAGGATTCGACATGCGGGGTGACCTGTGTGTCTTTTTTTGTCCATTATACCACTTCCTTTACAAATTAATAGTAAATTTTACATAGTTATCAAAATGACCTTACACCTAATATCCTTATGCTCATTATACGAACAAGCGTTCTTTTTGTAAACAAAAAAAGAGCCCCTGCCGGTTAAGACAGAGGCTGTTGCTAGTTCTTGCGCTGGTCGATGATAAACTTTAATGCAATCGCATCTGACTGAGTAAGCTCACCTTTCTCAGCCTGCTTGTACCACTTATCAGAGAGAATGCCTTCTTTATTTGCTTTCTTCAGCTCATCAATCACAGCTTGTCTTAGTGTTGGTGATGTGGGTTTCAAGTAAATCTCCTCCTCATTTTTAAGTGCAGCTGACTTTAAATTTTCAACAGCTTCTTCTAATAGCGCTTTTGTTTTCACACCATAAACTGCATCTGCAGCTATTCTTTGGCGAAGCTGAAAATCTCTCAATGCAGTTTCAGTGGCTGGACCAAATATTCCGTCCACAATGAACTTATAACCCATTTCGACTAACAGTTTTTGCAGCTTCTTCACTTCATTTCCGGAATCACCCGACTCGAGCCAAGTCTTTGTCGGTGGTGTAGGAATGGATGGGAATGACGGCCGTCTACCAGCTTGAAGATCACGCCAAGTCAATCCTTTTGTATATTCTAAGTGTGGTGGATCATAAAAGCT
It encodes:
- a CDS encoding M15 family metallopeptidase, which translates into the protein MSRVALKTLIDRSVKNMGAVHPYVKDITIRMISQAYNEDINVQISSGYRSHAEQNRLYAQGRTEPGNIVTTVRGGQSVHNYGLAVDYFLTNEDGTQAIWTVNTQWRRVAAIGKSLGFSWGGDWKSFYDPPHLEYTKGLTWRDLQAGRRPSFPSIPTPPTKTWLESGDSGNEVKKLQKLLVEMGYKFIVDGIFGPATETALRDFQLRQRIAADAVYGVKTKALLEEAVENLKSAALKNEEEIYLKPTSPTLRQAVIDELKKANKEGILSDKWYKQAEKGELTQSDAIALKFIIDQRKN